A single region of the Anaerococcus urinomassiliensis genome encodes:
- the rpoD gene encoding RNA polymerase sigma factor RpoD yields the protein MSSQSDKLLDEDVLKEIIEEFQSISENQDGLITYTQIYTFDSFKEVEEDSKKYVISQILSSGIEIVEKSEAQLDEDLDDGDLDDDIDDEKPLDEEDINEEDIDEEIDDDVENISGIKLDDPVKMYLKEIGKVSLLTAKEEIDLSRKMELGEIAYKKLEGINLNKQNKIELSNTIFFGNLAKALLIANDEYQNDGKLSEESGYNLNGIIAMGKLFEEITVEEPDLEKIEALKNKVLICNIAQKSVNDKELSENDANSLCDLFDSFDHILNVNVDENVLTFVYESFTNLLSKALNEEYLKTFDKMTIDSLIEAANRSKQLSIDNCLSIDEVKELNELVEMSNVAHIIFENDQLSQDDILKLKKAVLLSKRAKQKLAETNLRLVVSIAKKYVGRGMSFLDLIQEGNMGLMKAVDKYDYNRGFKFSTYATWWIRQAITRAIADQARTIRIPVHMVETINKLVRTQRQLVQELGRDPSNEEIAEQMGIEVSKVQEIRKIAQEPVSLETPIGEEEDSHLGDFIEDESAVNPDEAANYTMLRENLNEVLSCLGAREKRVLQLRFGLIDGTPRTLEEVGKEFDVTRERIRQIEAKALRKLKSPNKSESLKDFL from the coding sequence ATGAGTAGCCAGAGCGATAAGTTGCTTGATGAAGATGTTTTAAAAGAGATAATAGAAGAATTTCAGTCCATTAGTGAAAATCAAGATGGACTTATAACTTATACTCAAATATATACTTTTGATTCATTTAAAGAAGTAGAAGAAGATAGCAAAAAATACGTCATATCTCAAATTTTAAGTAGTGGAATCGAAATTGTAGAAAAATCCGAAGCACAGTTAGACGAAGATTTGGATGATGGTGATTTGGATGATGATATAGATGACGAAAAGCCACTAGATGAAGAAGATATTAACGAAGAAGATATAGATGAAGAAATAGATGATGACGTCGAAAATATTTCTGGTATTAAGCTTGATGACCCAGTTAAGATGTACCTTAAGGAAATAGGAAAAGTTTCATTATTGACTGCTAAGGAAGAAATTGACCTATCTAGAAAGATGGAGTTGGGTGAGATAGCATACAAAAAATTAGAAGGTATAAATTTAAATAAGCAAAATAAAATTGAATTATCCAATACTATATTTTTTGGAAATCTTGCAAAAGCCTTACTTATTGCAAATGATGAATACCAGAATGATGGAAAACTAAGCGAAGAATCAGGATACAATCTAAATGGGATCATTGCAATGGGCAAACTTTTCGAAGAGATTACGGTTGAAGAACCTGATTTAGAAAAGATAGAGGCGCTAAAAAACAAGGTATTAATTTGCAATATAGCCCAAAAATCTGTAAATGACAAAGAACTTAGCGAAAATGATGCAAATTCACTTTGTGATTTATTTGATTCCTTTGATCACATACTTAATGTAAACGTAGATGAAAATGTGCTTACCTTTGTATATGAATCATTTACTAATCTATTATCTAAGGCTTTAAATGAAGAATATCTAAAAACTTTTGATAAGATGACCATTGATTCATTAATTGAAGCTGCAAATAGATCTAAACAATTATCTATAGACAATTGTTTAAGTATAGATGAGGTTAAAGAATTAAATGAACTGGTAGAAATGAGCAATGTTGCTCATATAATTTTTGAAAATGATCAGCTTAGCCAAGACGATATATTAAAACTAAAAAAAGCTGTTCTACTTTCAAAAAGAGCTAAACAAAAATTGGCTGAGACAAACCTAAGGTTGGTAGTTTCTATTGCTAAGAAGTATGTAGGTCGTGGTATGAGCTTCTTGGATCTAATTCAAGAAGGAAATATGGGGCTTATGAAGGCTGTAGACAAGTATGACTACAATCGTGGATTTAAGTTCTCAACCTATGCAACATGGTGGATACGCCAAGCTATAACACGTGCTATAGCTGACCAAGCAAGAACTATTAGAATCCCGGTTCATATGGTTGAAACTATAAATAAGTTAGTGAGAACTCAAAGACAATTAGTTCAAGAACTGGGTCGAGATCCATCTAATGAGGAAATAGCTGAGCAAATGGGCATAGAGGTTTCAAAGGTTCAAGAAATCAGAAAAATTGCCCAAGAACCAGTATCTCTTGAAACTCCAATTGGTGAAGAGGAAGATTCACACTTAGGAGATTTCATAGAGGATGAATCTGCAGTAAATCCTGATGAAGCAGCGAACTACACTATGCTTAGAGAGAACTTAAACGAAGTCCTATCTTGTCTAGGGGCTCGTGAAAAACGAGTATTGCAGCTCAGATTTGGGCTTATAGATGGAACTCCAAGAACACTAGAAGAAGTTGGCAAGGAATTTGATGTAACTCGTGAAAGGATACGTCAAATCGAAGCAAAGGCTCTTAGAAAGCTAAAAAGTCCGAATAAGAGCGAATCATTGAAAGACTTTTTATAA
- a CDS encoding tRNA (adenine(22)-N(1))-methyltransferase: MNDKKRLMDIINLIDYGKNVIDVGTDHGLVPLYLAKNNISSNIWATDISAPSLKKLEDQLDSKLSKIIKTKVTDGFKGIEKEDNQIAIIAGMGGNTIVEIIQSSMQFAQNLDYMILESNIASEKLRLFLYENNFDLMRDFLSFENEKYYDILQVKYGNRKEMKISDMYYGFENIENRNHLLEEKLVIDRKKNLIFRENIIKNSKNNDGLEKINERLKAIDEVYERWKLEN; the protein is encoded by the coding sequence ATGAATGATAAAAAAAGATTAATGGATATCATAAATTTGATAGATTATGGCAAAAATGTCATAGATGTAGGAACCGATCATGGATTGGTTCCTTTATATTTAGCGAAAAATAATATCAGCTCAAATATTTGGGCTACGGATATATCAGCACCATCTTTAAAAAAGCTTGAAGACCAATTGGATAGTAAGCTGTCAAAGATAATAAAAACTAAGGTGACAGATGGATTTAAGGGTATAGAAAAAGAAGATAATCAAATCGCCATCATTGCAGGCATGGGAGGAAATACTATTGTTGAGATTATACAATCGAGTATGCAATTTGCCCAAAATCTTGACTATATGATTTTAGAATCAAATATTGCAAGTGAAAAACTAAGATTATTTTTATACGAGAATAACTTTGATCTTATGAGAGACTTTTTATCCTTTGAAAATGAAAAATATTATGATATTTTGCAAGTAAAATATGGGAATAGGAAAGAAATGAAAATTTCTGATATGTATTATGGCTTTGAAAATATTGAAAATAGGAATCACTTATTAGAAGAAAAGTTAGTTATTGATCGTAAGAAAAATTTAATCTTTAGAGAAAATATCATTAAAAATTCTAAAAATAATGATGGTTTAGAAAAAATAAACGAAAGATTAAAAGCTATAGATGAGGTTTATGAAAGATGGAAATTAGAGAACTAA
- a CDS encoding Nif3-like dinuclear metal center hexameric protein: MEIRELIDKLCEKYPLDLQEDWDNSGLQIGNLDKELKNVLISLDLEEEGVDMAIENDCNLIITHHPYLFNGTKSIDFTDSFYNRLEKVIKNDISVFAMHTNLDIAADGLNDNLCQILDIQKAQVLELDKDLGLGRYGEIEKTKAKDFARKVKEILKANELVCYGDMEKEISKVAVCGGAGSSLFDDAIIQGCDLMITGDVSYHMGMDYANRGLVIIDPGHFASENHIIYKLENIINEKTKNKVYTYSKGDYFRTFI, encoded by the coding sequence ATGGAAATTAGAGAACTAATAGATAAATTATGTGAAAAATATCCACTGGATTTGCAAGAAGACTGGGATAATTCAGGGCTTCAGATTGGGAATCTGGACAAAGAGTTAAAAAATGTATTGATTAGTTTAGATTTGGAAGAAGAGGGTGTGGATATGGCTATAGAAAATGATTGCAACCTAATTATCACCCATCATCCATATTTATTTAATGGCACAAAATCAATAGATTTTACTGATTCTTTTTACAATCGCCTCGAAAAAGTAATAAAAAATGACATCAGTGTCTTTGCTATGCATACAAATCTAGACATTGCAGCAGATGGCCTTAATGATAATCTTTGTCAAATACTAGATATCCAAAAAGCACAAGTCTTAGAACTAGATAAGGATCTAGGATTAGGTAGATATGGAGAGATAGAAAAGACAAAGGCAAAAGATTTTGCTAGGAAAGTAAAAGAAATCCTTAAAGCTAATGAACTAGTATGCTACGGCGATATGGAAAAAGAAATTTCAAAAGTAGCAGTTTGTGGGGGAGCTGGCTCATCGCTCTTTGATGATGCTATTATCCAAGGATGTGATCTAATGATTACAGGTGATGTTTCTTATCATATGGGTATGGACTATGCTAATAGGGGTCTAGTAATAATTGATCCAGGTCATTTTGCTAGCGAAAATCATATAATTTACAAACTAGAAAATATCATAAATGAAAAGACTAAAAATAAAGTTTACACATATTCTAAAGGGGATTATTTTAGAACCTTTATTTAA
- a CDS encoding C40 family peptidase: MNKKNIGAALSVIAAVTAGATAYASTVNNLDSDKNTNSMISPSYTENNDYLNFIQADYTKDLKNTAIAKEKRIHKNTKDDEEKIAKIEEAANKIVAEKLISIEETTYEDEENADVEKEDIVSTEEVSEQEVAVNEEVDDNQLVVYKDVNLDSAIENINEEELVENGQSDIESQVEYLDSNEAVSTEAENNEVLINESENQVDDSNTEVIEETPAEVINELVKYINTQALNVRSSKSFEDSSNIVKTLAAGEQISGTVDGEWFKTNDGYVKLAYLSDSYPQELIDSLNNNDKQEEVSEVEETNEANEETQTEEVVEENSTNTETQVEEVVENNKASEQVQEEVIPEVKGQAFTGWVYNTNVLNVRDKAVSGNIVGTLSKGTKVSGEIADGWVKFDFNGKTSYVSSSYLTTEEIKEEAKALAEEVKDEQEVAVEQVQKPAVNNNGLSAANIAGQFVGYPYVWGSSNPSVGFDCSGLVVNTYRQLGVSLPHSSAAQFNTGYAVDYNSLQPGDLIFFAIKGGGIDHVGIITSSDGTFIHASTPRSGVRYDNVYNNYYQNTFRGARRIF, encoded by the coding sequence ATGAATAAAAAAAATATAGGAGCTGCTTTATCTGTTATAGCAGCTGTAACTGCAGGAGCAACAGCATATGCTTCTACAGTAAATAATTTAGATTCTGATAAAAATACTAATTCTATGATTAGTCCATCTTATACAGAAAATAACGATTATCTTAACTTTATACAAGCTGACTATACAAAAGATCTTAAAAATACAGCAATAGCAAAAGAAAAAAGAATTCACAAGAATACAAAAGACGATGAAGAAAAAATTGCTAAAATAGAAGAAGCTGCCAATAAAATCGTTGCTGAAAAACTTATTTCAATTGAAGAAACTACATATGAAGATGAAGAAAATGCAGATGTAGAAAAAGAAGACATAGTATCTACAGAAGAAGTTTCTGAACAAGAAGTCGCTGTAAATGAAGAAGTTGACGATAATCAACTAGTAGTTTATAAAGACGTAAATCTTGATAGCGCAATCGAAAATATCAATGAAGAAGAATTGGTTGAAAATGGACAAAGTGATATTGAATCACAAGTGGAATATCTAGATAGCAATGAAGCTGTAAGCACTGAAGCTGAGAACAATGAAGTTTTAATTAACGAAAGTGAAAATCAAGTAGATGACAGCAATACAGAAGTTATCGAAGAAACTCCAGCTGAAGTTATAAATGAACTTGTAAAATACATCAACACTCAAGCATTAAATGTAAGAAGTAGCAAATCTTTTGAAGATTCTTCAAACATAGTAAAAACATTAGCAGCTGGTGAACAAATCAGTGGAACAGTTGATGGTGAGTGGTTTAAGACCAATGACGGTTATGTTAAACTAGCTTATTTAAGTGATTCATACCCACAAGAACTTATTGATTCATTAAATAATAACGATAAGCAAGAAGAAGTTTCTGAAGTTGAAGAAACAAATGAAGCTAATGAAGAAACTCAAACTGAAGAAGTAGTAGAAGAAAATTCAACTAATACAGAAACCCAAGTAGAAGAAGTAGTTGAAAATAACAAGGCTAGTGAACAAGTGCAAGAAGAAGTTATTCCTGAAGTAAAAGGCCAAGCATTTACTGGCTGGGTTTACAATACAAATGTACTTAACGTACGTGACAAAGCTGTTAGCGGAAATATTGTTGGTACACTAAGTAAGGGTACAAAAGTTTCTGGTGAAATAGCTGACGGTTGGGTTAAATTTGATTTTAATGGAAAAACTTCATACGTTTCTTCAAGCTATCTAACAACTGAAGAAATTAAGGAAGAAGCAAAAGCACTTGCAGAAGAAGTAAAAGATGAACAAGAAGTAGCTGTAGAACAAGTACAAAAACCTGCAGTAAATAACAATGGCCTTTCAGCTGCAAATATTGCTGGCCAATTTGTTGGCTATCCATATGTTTGGGGATCATCTAATCCATCTGTTGGTTTTGACTGCTCAGGCCTAGTAGTTAATACTTATAGGCAGCTTGGGGTAAGCTTACCTCACTCTTCAGCTGCACAGTTTAATACTGGATATGCTGTAGACTACAATAGCTTACAACCAGGAGACTTAATATTCTTTGCCATCAAGGGCGGTGGAATTGACCACGTTGGTATTATAACAAGCTCAGATGGTACATTTATTCATGCTTCAACACCAAGATCTGGTGTAAGATATGATAATGTTTATAATAATTATTATCAAAATACATTCAGAGGTGCTAGAAGAATTTTCTAA
- a CDS encoding methenyltetrahydrofolate cyclohydrolase, whose translation MELLNTEKLKKQIIDKLEKTQINNKILILSMNPSSEEMSYKNFIIKKCQQFGIDYVDKEFDSDVNPSEIIDFANGFDKEDGFILLLPFDNYKFLDEVRTGIKIKDLDGFTYTSQGKALNGYLEYLPATPKAIAKFLQSITDVKGKNITIANRNTLIGLPLATYLSRSRATVSIINSISKNQKDLIYNSDIFISAIGRANHYDKSYFRDGQILIDVGTSYVNGMIVGDIDYQDLSDLDIEVLTSKKGIGALTTLTLIEGLIN comes from the coding sequence ATGGAATTATTAAATACTGAAAAATTAAAAAAGCAGATAATTGATAAATTAGAAAAGACCCAAATAAATAATAAGATACTTATATTGTCAATGAATCCAAGTAGTGAGGAGATGTCATATAAGAATTTTATTATAAAAAAATGCCAACAATTCGGTATTGATTATGTGGACAAAGAATTCGACTCGGATGTCAATCCTAGTGAGATTATCGATTTTGCTAATGGTTTTGACAAAGAAGATGGATTTATATTATTGTTACCATTCGATAATTATAAGTTCTTAGATGAAGTACGTACAGGAATTAAAATAAAAGACTTAGATGGATTTACCTACACTTCTCAAGGTAAAGCATTGAATGGATATCTTGAATATCTGCCAGCCACCCCCAAGGCTATAGCCAAGTTTTTACAATCTATTACTGATGTAAAAGGGAAAAACATCACTATAGCAAATAGAAATACTCTAATAGGTTTGCCATTAGCAACCTATTTATCAAGATCTAGAGCTACGGTTAGCATCATAAATAGTATAAGCAAAAATCAAAAAGATTTAATATATAATTCTGATATTTTCATATCAGCAATTGGTAGAGCTAATCACTATGATAAATCTTATTTTAGAGATGGACAAATCCTCATAGATGTTGGAACATCCTATGTTAATGGTATGATAGTAGGTGATATTGATTACCAAGATTTAAGTGATTTAGATATAGAAGTACTAACAAGCAAAAAGGGGATAGGGGCTTTAACTACCCTAACCCTCATTGAAGGCTTAATAAATTAG
- a CDS encoding lipid II:glycine glycyltransferase FemX yields the protein MPLVETDKQMERYKDFVRNSQYGKAMQDPNWSKIKANWTNDYVYVEKNGHIAGAMSIIGIKNDNGKHFLYAPRGPVCDFKDYDLVVELIKEAEVLVDKYDAFLLRMDPEVDFNEKIIYEYEKRGYDFRTYGLDNHAFTQPRYNMILEIASNDEDTLFENFSSATRRNIRKSYRNEIKTVRETNEKTIDTFYELTTIMADRQGIGHRPKDYFQRLCDHMGGEIFTSYYKGEPLSSSLLVAYNDKVYYLYAASSNDHRNKMPNFNMIWEEIKWSKENGYKYFDFGGVFSVDSKDGLYRFKEGFCYPDKYTAFIGELDVVYDRDKYNEFITK from the coding sequence ATGCCACTAGTTGAAACAGATAAACAAATGGAAAGATACAAAGACTTTGTCAGAAATTCTCAATATGGCAAAGCAATGCAAGATCCAAATTGGTCTAAGATTAAGGCTAATTGGACAAATGACTATGTATATGTTGAAAAAAATGGTCATATTGCAGGAGCAATGAGTATTATAGGCATAAAAAATGACAATGGCAAGCATTTCTTATATGCACCTAGGGGACCAGTTTGTGATTTCAAAGATTACGACCTTGTAGTAGAATTAATTAAGGAAGCGGAAGTATTAGTTGATAAATACGATGCCTTTCTTTTGAGAATGGATCCAGAAGTAGATTTTAATGAGAAGATAATCTATGAATATGAGAAAAGAGGGTATGATTTTAGGACCTATGGCCTAGATAATCACGCCTTTACCCAACCTAGATATAATATGATTCTTGAAATTGCAAGTAATGATGAGGATACTTTATTTGAAAACTTTTCATCTGCTACAAGAAGAAACATAAGGAAATCATACAGAAATGAGATAAAAACAGTCAGAGAAACTAACGAAAAGACAATTGATACCTTCTATGAGCTTACAACAATTATGGCTGATAGGCAAGGGATAGGCCATAGACCGAAAGATTATTTCCAAAGATTATGTGACCATATGGGTGGCGAAATTTTCACTTCGTATTATAAGGGCGAGCCACTATCATCTTCGCTCTTAGTTGCTTATAACGACAAAGTATATTACCTTTATGCTGCTAGTTCTAACGACCATAGAAATAAGATGCCAAATTTCAATATGATATGGGAAGAAATAAAATGGTCAAAGGAAAATGGATATAAATACTTTGACTTTGGTGGAGTATTTTCTGTTGATAGCAAAGATGGTCTCTACAGATTCAAAGAAGGCTTCTGCTATCCAGATAAGTACACTGCCTTTATAGGTGAACTAGATGTTGTTTATGATAGAGATAAGTACAATGAATTTATAACAAAATAA
- the tpx gene encoding thiol peroxidase, giving the protein MTKRKAKFGSFDISLAGEELKLGDKAPNFKALTKDLEDYDFYKEMHGVTIISVIPSLDTSICELQTYMLNKASKEDKLYIISISNDLPFAEQRFVREKGSENIVFLSDYLYNDFAKSYGVLIEEYNLLNRAIFVIDENKIIRHLEYLNQNTNLPDITKALEVAKSL; this is encoded by the coding sequence ATGACTAAAAGAAAAGCTAAGTTTGGAAGCTTTGATATTAGCTTAGCTGGCGAAGAATTAAAATTAGGAGATAAAGCGCCCAATTTCAAAGCTTTAACTAAAGACTTAGAAGATTATGATTTTTATAAAGAAATGCACGGAGTAACTATTATATCAGTTATTCCATCTCTTGATACATCTATTTGTGAATTACAAACTTACATGTTAAATAAAGCTAGCAAGGAAGATAAGCTTTATATAATATCAATTTCTAATGATTTACCCTTTGCTGAGCAAAGATTTGTTAGAGAAAAGGGATCTGAAAATATAGTATTTTTGTCTGACTATTTATATAATGACTTTGCAAAATCATATGGAGTTTTGATAGAAGAATATAATTTGTTAAATCGAGCTATATTTGTCATTGATGAAAATAAAATAATTCGCCATCTTGAATACCTAAATCAAAATACAAACTTGCCTGATATAACAAAGGCATTAGAAGTTGCAAAAAGTCTATAA
- a CDS encoding 50S ribosomal protein L25, whose product MADLVLNANNRQAIGKNKVNKLRAEELIPGVIYAKGEDNLNVQFTTRDFDKILRQAGTSTIITLDIEGDKRDVLIKDYQTHPYKNQYLHVDFQAINQNETIRVSVPVILLGRDDIKIDQSVLVQNVDTIEVECLPKYIPQTAETDVTDIQIGDIRTVADLDIFGNEDITILAEDDDVICSLQEVQEVEIPEDEDSEDVDAADVPTVDETEEGEESSEDAE is encoded by the coding sequence ATGGCAGACTTAGTTTTAAACGCAAATAATCGCCAAGCTATTGGAAAAAATAAAGTTAACAAATTAAGAGCTGAAGAATTAATTCCAGGCGTTATCTATGCCAAAGGTGAAGATAATCTTAATGTACAATTCACAACAAGAGATTTCGATAAAATATTAAGGCAAGCTGGTACATCAACAATTATCACATTGGATATTGAAGGTGATAAAAGAGATGTACTTATAAAAGATTACCAAACACACCCATACAAAAATCAATATCTACACGTAGATTTCCAAGCAATCAACCAAAACGAAACAATCAGAGTATCTGTACCAGTTATTCTACTTGGTAGAGATGATATCAAGATTGATCAATCAGTATTGGTTCAAAATGTAGATACAATCGAAGTTGAATGTTTACCAAAATACATTCCACAAACAGCAGAAACAGATGTTACTGATATTCAAATTGGTGATATAAGAACTGTAGCTGACCTTGATATCTTTGGAAATGAAGACATCACAATACTAGCTGAAGACGACGATGTTATCTGCTCATTACAAGAAGTTCAAGAAGTTGAAATTCCTGAAGATGAAGATAGCGAAGATGTAGATGCAGCTGATGTTCCAACTGTTGATGAAACAGAAGAAGGCGAAGAATCAAGTGAAGATGCTGAATAA
- the tmk gene encoding dTMP kinase: MNGKLIVFEGPDGSGKTTILNKVNEILISKGYKTNLLREPGGTFISEKIRDIIIDNENINMDAKTEALLFAASRAQLVSEKIKPLIDAGEIILCDRFVLSSLTYQGVGRGLGIEEIKTINDFATGGLKADLTVFFNIDYKEALIRKRANFTADRLENEEFDFHKKIFDAYLDMAKLYQDEICEIDASKSIDEVSKSALDLILNILED, encoded by the coding sequence ATGAATGGAAAATTAATTGTTTTTGAAGGACCAGATGGTTCAGGCAAAACTACAATCTTAAATAAAGTAAACGAAATATTAATATCAAAAGGATACAAGACAAATTTACTAAGAGAGCCTGGTGGAACATTCATATCAGAAAAGATAAGAGATATAATCATTGATAATGAAAATATAAATATGGATGCGAAAACTGAGGCCTTGTTATTTGCAGCAAGTCGAGCTCAGCTAGTAAGTGAGAAAATAAAACCACTTATAGACGCTGGTGAAATTATTTTATGTGATAGATTTGTCCTAAGTTCCCTCACTTATCAAGGAGTAGGAAGGGGTCTAGGTATTGAAGAAATAAAAACCATTAATGATTTTGCAACTGGTGGCTTAAAAGCTGATTTAACCGTATTTTTTAACATTGATTACAAAGAAGCCCTTATCAGAAAAAGAGCAAATTTCACTGCTGACAGATTAGAGAATGAAGAATTTGACTTTCACAAAAAAATCTTTGATGCTTATCTTGATATGGCAAAACTTTACCAAGACGAAATATGTGAAATAGATGCGAGCAAATCAATTGATGAAGTAAGTAAATCCGCTTTGGATTTAATATTAAATATACTGGAGGATTAA
- a CDS encoding cyclic-di-AMP receptor, which yields MKLLLAIVQDADVNFLMDALTESGYRVTRLSTTGGFLKKGNTTLLIGVEEEKLDEVLAVIEKNCKRRNTTTTIINPSAESSLLTNTVPVDITVGGATIFILDVDQYIRL from the coding sequence ATGAAATTATTATTAGCCATTGTACAAGATGCAGATGTAAATTTTTTGATGGACGCTCTAACAGAAAGTGGATATAGGGTAACCAGACTTTCTACAACGGGTGGTTTCTTAAAAAAAGGCAATACAACACTTTTAATAGGTGTAGAAGAAGAAAAACTTGATGAAGTATTAGCTGTTATAGAGAAAAATTGCAAGAGGAGAAACACTACAACAACAATTATCAACCCTTCTGCAGAAAGCTCACTTTTGACAAATACCGTACCTGTTGATATAACAGTTGGAGGAGCAACTATATTTATCCTAGATGTAGATCAATACATTAGATTATGA
- a CDS encoding PSP1 domain-containing protein, producing MNVVGVRFRKAGKIYYFDAGSENYKYKQNLVVETENGLEIGEVALINLEIDEEKFNKKLKKVVRIANDQDLKRKILNNIEAKEALKVCQSLADSYKLNMKLVDSYYTLDKNKLVFFFTSDKRVDFRELVKDLAQRFRSRIELRQIGVRDHAKLIQHFGTCGQQCCCSRHLTDFVPLSIKYAKDQNISLDPAKISGVCGRLMCCLSFEEDNYTYMKKIMPKCGQKVNTEEGCGVVLRNDYVKEECRVRIKSDDEENIEKIFKLSEINLDM from the coding sequence GTGAACGTAGTTGGCGTTAGGTTTAGAAAAGCCGGTAAAATATATTATTTTGATGCGGGAAGCGAGAACTATAAATATAAGCAAAATCTGGTCGTAGAAACAGAAAATGGCTTGGAAATAGGAGAAGTAGCCCTCATTAATCTTGAGATAGACGAAGAAAAATTTAATAAAAAATTAAAAAAAGTTGTAAGAATTGCTAATGACCAGGATTTGAAAAGAAAAATTCTAAACAATATTGAAGCTAAAGAAGCTTTAAAAGTTTGTCAAAGCCTAGCTGATTCATATAAACTCAATATGAAATTAGTTGATTCTTATTATACCTTGGATAAGAACAAGTTAGTTTTCTTCTTCACATCTGATAAAAGAGTAGATTTTAGAGAGTTAGTAAAAGATTTGGCCCAAAGATTCAGATCTAGAATAGAATTAAGGCAAATAGGGGTGAGAGATCACGCAAAACTCATCCAACACTTTGGAACTTGTGGCCAGCAATGTTGTTGTTCGAGGCACCTAACTGATTTTGTACCACTATCTATAAAATATGCTAAAGATCAAAACATAAGCCTTGATCCTGCAAAAATTTCTGGTGTATGTGGAAGACTAATGTGTTGTTTATCTTTTGAAGAAGATAATTACACGTACATGAAAAAAATAATGCCAAAATGTGGCCAAAAAGTAAATACTGAAGAGGGCTGTGGAGTTGTCCTAAGAAATGACTACGTAAAAGAAGAGTGTAGAGTTAGGATAAAATCTGACGATGAAGAAAATATAGAAAAGATTTTTAAGTTATCAGAAATAAACCTAGATATGTAA
- a CDS encoding indolepyruvate ferredoxin oxidoreductase subunit alpha encodes MAYVIDADTCISCGTCAGECPVDAISAGDDAYVIEADTCIDCGTCASVCPVDAIDPE; translated from the coding sequence ATGGCTTACGTAATAGACGCAGATACATGCATTTCATGTGGAACATGTGCAGGTGAATGTCCAGTAGACGCAATCTCAGCTGGAGATGATGCTTATGTAATCGAAGCAGATACATGTATTGATTGTGGAACTTGTGCTTCTGTTTGTCCAGTAGACGCAATTGATCCAGAATAA